From Camelina sativa cultivar DH55 chromosome 5, Cs, whole genome shotgun sequence:
TAATTTCCATAATCATAATCATTCTATATATAGAAGTTTTCTCCCCTTGTGAAGCGCGTAAAGTGTGTGtgtgaaaagaagaagatgcgtCGATCGGCGAGCGCCTCCATAGTTTCCGACCAACTCTCAGCGAGTTCTCCGTCACCGTCACCGTCACCGTCACCGTCACCGCCACGAATTCAATCCGCTGAAGATTCCGATGACGATCAGCTTCTTCTGCCTAGGTACGATCCAAACTCTCATccagggaagaagaagaagaacaaatcgCGACTCAGATCCGCCGAGAACGCTATCCACTTCATTCCGATCGTACTCATCCTCTGCGCCGTCATACTCTGGCTGTTTTCTAATCCAATTTCGATTCATGAAACCTAACCCTATAGTATAGTCTCTCTTGTAATTtacgtttcctttttttttttgggtttgattaCTCTGTTCAAGCTTTACTCTGTTCTTGTTTAGACAATTACACAACATTGTATCATTCTTTTACATTAAATCACAGAGTTTTATCTATTATATTCTATCCAATGGAACCATATGGTTTTAGATCTTACTATAAAGAAAGTTTCAGATTTTTGAACTATCATAGAGAGGTTCACATTCGAAGTTTGTGTGTTCAAGCATTGGTCCAAGCTTGACTAACTTTGCTATGACGATATTGTTTCTAATGGAACACACTAGAGGATTGTCCCATTGCAGGAGTGCTCCGACTAGGTTTGCACGTACTGTCAACGGGAATGCTCGAGACCATCTTTCACTCCCGTATGATTCCATAGCTGCTTCAACTgattcactcactccattgattgCACTGGCAAGTTTATTAGCTAGAACAACTGAATCTTCCAAAGCACAGCAAGCACCTTGTCCAAGATTTGGTGTCATTGGGTGCCAAGCATCTCCAACGAGAACCACTCTTCCTTTTGATGCTGGAGGAGCAATACCAGGCCATAGCCACCTGTCTACAAGAGGAGTTCTGCTGATTGTTTCATCAGGTGTTAGATCGATGAGGTTTTGCAGATCTTCTGGCCAGGTACTAACCATCtcttttgcttgtttctttagGATAGCTGGATCTGTAATTTTTGGCCCTGCATGGATGTCTCAAGATTAATGATATAGGAATGAAAGAAGGGAGTTATCTTTGTGTAATGGTGTAAAAATCTACCTAGAGATGGGTTGTTGAAACAGATGAACCAGTATACTTTTGTTGCAGATACAGGTACATATCCAGCTCGAAGCCCTCTACCGTATATGTAATTCACCCTTTTCTGAAATGGCTGTCCATTTGGATAGTACCCGAGGCCACGGAAAGCGCAATGACCAACATATTTCGGCTCACTGAACCCCATCCAAGTTGCAACTTTAGACCGAGTACCATCACAACCAATAACAATCTATTCAAAGAATCATCAAATCAGCCGAGGCACATATCTTCTGGTTATCATAATAGCTTAGTGCATCGTGATGTCTGATGTACTTATATAAACACATAATTCTATGCTCGGAGCCTAAGATAAGAGCTCAGGGAACAATACCTTTGCAAGCAACCGGGTTCCATCTGTAAGTTGAAGGAGAGTGTCACCATTGGCATTGCTTTGTATACTTTCCAGTTTTGAGGAAAACCGAATGGCTTGTGGAGGAAGCTGGCTT
This genomic window contains:
- the LOC104785979 gene encoding uncharacterized protein LOC104785979 isoform X1, with amino-acid sequence MAMSLLLPSYPLQSLGKSNRWFPAGTRSKPVCLALTRAQTSGGDQEENVVIVGAGIGGLATAVSLHRLGIRSIVLEQAESLRRGGTSLTLFKNGWRVLDAISVGPQLRTQFLEIEGMVVKKEDGSELRSFKFKDEDQSQEVRAVERRVLLETLASQLPPQAIRFSSKLESIQSNANGDTLLQLTDGTRLLAKIVIGCDGTRSKVATWMGFSEPKYVGHCAFRGLGYYPNGQPFQKRVNYIYGRGLRAGYVPVSATKVYWFICFNNPSLGPKITDPAILKKQAKEMVSTWPEDLQNLIDLTPDETISRTPLVDRWLWPGIAPPASKGRVVLVGDAWHPMTPNLGQGACCALEDSVVLANKLASAINGVSESVEAAMESYGSERWSRAFPLTVRANLVGALLQWDNPLVCSIRNNIVIAKLVKLGPMLEHTNFECEPLYDSSKI
- the LOC104785979 gene encoding uncharacterized protein LOC104785979 isoform X2; this encodes MVVKKEDGSELRSFKFKDEDQSQEVRAVERRVLLETLASQLPPQAIRFSSKLESIQSNANGDTLLQLTDGTRLLAKIVIGCDGTRSKVATWMGFSEPKYVGHCAFRGLGYYPNGQPFQKRVNYIYGRGLRAGYVPVSATKVYWFICFNNPSLGPKITDPAILKKQAKEMVSTWPEDLQNLIDLTPDETISRTPLVDRWLWPGIAPPASKGRVVLVGDAWHPMTPNLGQGACCALEDSVVLANKLASAINGVSESVEAAMESYGSERWSRAFPLTVRANLVGALLQWDNPLVCSIRNNIVIAKLVKLGPMLEHTNFECEPLYDSSKI
- the LOC104785980 gene encoding uncharacterized protein LOC104785980, whose amino-acid sequence is MRRSASASIVSDQLSASSPSPSPSPSPSPPRIQSAEDSDDDQLLLPRYDPNSHPGKKKKNKSRLRSAENAIHFIPIVLILCAVILWLFSNPISIHET